A part of Bacillus thuringiensis genomic DNA contains:
- a CDS encoding DUF1801 domain-containing protein codes for MTNSRMNPKVDEFLNGAKKWREEYEKLRSIVLDCELTEDFKWMHPCYTFAKKNIVLIHGFKEYCALQFHKGALLQDTHRILVQQTENTQAARQIRFTNIQEIIEMESILKKYITEAIEVEKRGLKIEKKEHKETIIPEELQNKFDDIPTFKVAFQSLTPGRQRAYILYFSQAKQTKTRTSRIEKYMERILDGKGLNDCTCGLSQKGTNCDGSHKSLKQ; via the coding sequence TTGACAAATAGCAGAATGAATCCTAAAGTTGATGAATTTTTAAATGGCGCAAAAAAGTGGAGAGAAGAATACGAGAAGTTAAGAAGCATTGTTCTTGACTGTGAATTAACAGAAGATTTTAAGTGGATGCATCCTTGTTACACGTTTGCGAAAAAAAACATAGTTTTAATTCATGGTTTTAAAGAATATTGTGCGCTTCAGTTTCATAAAGGTGCATTGTTGCAGGATACTCATAGGATTTTAGTCCAACAAACGGAAAATACACAGGCGGCGCGGCAGATTCGGTTTACTAATATACAAGAAATCATTGAAATGGAATCCATTTTGAAGAAATATATTACTGAAGCTATTGAAGTTGAAAAAAGAGGTTTGAAAATAGAAAAGAAAGAGCATAAAGAAACTATAATTCCAGAAGAGCTTCAAAATAAATTTGATGATATACCTACTTTTAAAGTTGCCTTTCAGTCGCTTACACCGGGACGCCAAAGAGCATACATCCTTTATTTTTCGCAAGCTAAACAAACTAAAACTCGAACATCCAGAATAGAAAAATATATGGAGAGGATTTTGGATGGTAAGGGACTAAATGATTGTACGTGCGGGCTGTCTCAAAAAGGGACTAATTGTGATGGATCACATAAATCTTTGAAACAGTAA
- a CDS encoding MFS transporter, whose translation MERLWTKSFIQMTFAMLFLFTGFYLLVPTLPLFIKEIGGNESQVGLMMGMFTIAAVVIRPIIGGMLDQYGRKSFIIFGLIFFGLTMYSYNLASTIVLLAVLRVIHGVTWAVSTTAVGTAITDIIPDSRRGEGMGWYGMAMTIAMAIGPMIGLSVVQHYSFHGLFLLATLLSFMAVLLSFMTKMPFTPQKEKGKMQLFEKSVLSITIVVFFLSFAYGGITTFLPLFASSIDVNPGTFFLVYAVALTIVRPISGKLLDKYGEVFIILPALCITIIAIVVLTLSNSLMGVIIAAALYGVGFGSAQPALQAAMITIVDRSRRGVANASFFTAFDLGIGLGAILLGVVSQMFGYRILFAGSAISGLLALIIFVVFVKQRLGKKEFA comes from the coding sequence ATGGAACGATTATGGACGAAATCATTTATTCAAATGACTTTCGCAATGTTATTTTTATTTACAGGATTTTATTTACTTGTACCAACGCTCCCTCTCTTTATTAAAGAGATAGGTGGGAATGAATCACAAGTTGGACTTATGATGGGGATGTTTACAATAGCAGCAGTTGTAATACGACCAATTATCGGAGGAATGTTAGATCAATATGGTAGAAAATCTTTTATTATTTTCGGACTCATCTTTTTTGGGTTAACGATGTATTCTTATAATTTAGCGTCGACTATTGTCCTTTTAGCTGTTTTGCGGGTTATTCATGGAGTAACATGGGCTGTTTCTACAACAGCTGTTGGAACAGCGATAACTGATATTATTCCAGATTCACGCCGTGGTGAAGGGATGGGGTGGTACGGGATGGCCATGACAATTGCAATGGCCATCGGCCCAATGATTGGATTATCGGTGGTACAACATTATTCATTTCACGGCCTATTCTTGTTAGCAACTCTTTTATCCTTTATGGCAGTCCTATTATCGTTCATGACGAAAATGCCATTCACACCCCAAAAAGAAAAAGGGAAAATGCAGTTGTTTGAAAAATCGGTTCTATCCATTACGATTGTTGTTTTCTTTTTATCATTTGCATATGGAGGGATTACGACGTTTTTACCGCTATTTGCATCGTCAATTGATGTGAATCCTGGGACATTCTTTCTTGTATATGCAGTTGCTTTAACAATTGTACGACCAATTTCAGGAAAACTATTAGATAAGTATGGTGAAGTATTTATCATACTCCCGGCACTATGTATTACTATTATCGCAATAGTTGTATTAACACTTTCAAATAGTTTAATGGGTGTAATTATCGCCGCTGCATTATACGGTGTTGGGTTCGGTTCAGCGCAACCGGCATTGCAAGCAGCGATGATTACAATTGTTGACCGGAGTAGAAGAGGAGTTGCTAACGCTTCGTTCTTTACCGCATTTGATCTAGGGATTGGACTTGGTGCGATTTTACTTGGAGTTGTTTCGCAAATGTTTGGTTACCGTATTTTATTTGCAGGTAGTGCAATTTCAGGATTACTTGCTTTAATTATTTTTGTCGTTTTTGTAAAACAGCGATTAGGTAAAAAAGAATTTGCGTAA
- the mmgD gene encoding citrate synthase — MMKAEEKFSPGLDGIVAAETKISFLDTVKGEIVIQGYDLIELSKTKEYLDIVHLLLEEHLPNEDEKAKLEKKLKEEYAVPEGVFNVLQALPKETHPMDGLRTGVSALAGYDNDIENRSLEVNKSRGYKLLSKVPNIVANSYHILNNEDPIEPLKELSYSANFFYMLTGKKPTELEEKIFDRSLVLYSEHEMPNSTFTARVIASTQSDLYGALTGAVASLKGSLHGGANEAVMYMLLEAGNVEKFEELLQKKLYNKEKIMGFGHRVYMKKMDPRALMMKEALKQLCDVKGDYTLYEMCEAGEKIMEKEKGIYPNLDYYAAPVYWMLGIPIQLYTPIFFSSRTVGLCAHVIEQHANNRLFRPRVNYIGERHVLSK, encoded by the coding sequence ATGATGAAAGCTGAAGAAAAATTTTCCCCGGGATTAGATGGTATAGTGGCAGCGGAGACGAAGATCTCGTTTCTTGACACAGTGAAAGGTGAAATTGTAATTCAAGGGTATGATTTAATCGAACTCTCAAAAACAAAAGAGTATTTAGACATTGTGCACCTTTTATTGGAAGAACATCTACCAAATGAGGATGAAAAAGCAAAACTTGAAAAGAAATTAAAAGAAGAATACGCGGTACCAGAAGGTGTATTCAACGTATTACAGGCATTACCGAAAGAAACGCACCCGATGGATGGATTGCGTACAGGTGTGTCCGCATTAGCTGGTTACGATAATGATATCGAAAACCGCTCGTTAGAGGTAAACAAAAGCCGCGGGTACAAATTATTGAGTAAAGTACCAAACATTGTAGCGAATAGCTATCATATTTTAAATAATGAAGACCCAATCGAGCCTCTTAAAGAATTATCATATAGCGCGAATTTCTTCTATATGTTAACAGGTAAAAAACCAACTGAACTTGAGGAGAAGATCTTTGATCGTTCCCTTGTTTTATATAGTGAACATGAAATGCCAAACTCTACATTTACAGCACGCGTTATTGCATCAACTCAATCCGACTTATATGGTGCTTTAACAGGTGCAGTTGCATCTTTAAAAGGTAGCTTACACGGCGGAGCAAACGAAGCGGTTATGTACATGCTTTTAGAAGCTGGTAATGTTGAGAAGTTTGAAGAGTTGTTACAGAAGAAACTATATAACAAAGAAAAAATTATGGGCTTTGGACATCGTGTGTATATGAAGAAGATGGATCCAAGAGCACTTATGATGAAGGAAGCTTTAAAACAGTTATGTGATGTAAAAGGTGATTATACACTATATGAAATGTGTGAAGCTGGAGAAAAGATTATGGAGAAGGAAAAAGGAATTTATCCAAACCTTGATTATTATGCAGCTCCAGTATATTGGATGCTAGGTATTCCAATTCAACTTTACACACCAATCTTCTTTAGCTCTAGAACAGTGGGGTTATGTGCGCACGTTATTGAGCAACATGCAAATAATCGTTTGTTCCGTCCGCGTGTAAATTATATTGGCGAGCGACATGTACTTAGTAAGTAA
- the prpD gene encoding 2-methylcitrate dehydratase, with protein sequence MIKTNEIKQKDALLEEIADYVLNKEVTSAEAFSTARYVLLDTLGCGILALQYPECTKLLGPVVPGTIVPNGTRVPGTSYVLDPVKGAFNIGCMIRWLDYNDTWLAAEWGHPSDNLGGILAVADYISRVRISEGKEPLKVREVLEMMIKAHEIQGVLALENSLNRVGLDHVLYVKVATTAVVAKMLGGTREEIFNALSHAWIDNSSLRTYRHAPNTGSRKSWAAGDATSRGVHLAMTALKGEMGYPTALSAPGWGFQDVLFNKQELKLARPLESYVMENVLFKVSYPAEFHAQTAAECAVKLHPEIKERLDEIDRITITTHESAIRIIDKEGPLNNPADRDHCLQYITAIGLLKGDIVADDYEDVVANDSRVDELRNKMVVVENKQYSLDYLDPNKRSIANAVQVHFKDGTVTENVECEYPLGHRFRRDEAIPKVVQKFTANMAGHYSSKQQEQIHEVCLNEEKLENMNVNEFVDLFLI encoded by the coding sequence ATGATTAAAACAAATGAAATTAAACAAAAAGATGCATTATTAGAAGAAATTGCGGATTATGTATTAAATAAAGAGGTAACTAGCGCAGAAGCATTCAGTACTGCTCGTTACGTATTACTTGATACGCTTGGATGCGGAATTCTAGCACTACAATATCCAGAGTGTACGAAATTACTAGGACCAGTTGTACCAGGAACAATCGTGCCAAATGGTACACGTGTACCAGGTACGTCATATGTGCTTGATCCAGTGAAAGGTGCATTTAATATCGGATGTATGATCCGTTGGTTAGACTATAACGATACTTGGCTTGCAGCAGAGTGGGGACATCCATCTGATAACTTAGGCGGAATTTTAGCAGTTGCAGATTATATTAGCCGTGTTCGTATTTCAGAAGGAAAAGAACCATTAAAAGTACGTGAAGTATTAGAAATGATGATTAAAGCACATGAAATTCAAGGTGTATTAGCTTTAGAAAATAGTTTAAACCGTGTTGGTCTTGACCACGTATTATACGTAAAAGTAGCAACAACTGCTGTAGTTGCGAAAATGCTTGGCGGAACACGTGAAGAAATCTTTAATGCATTATCACATGCGTGGATTGATAATTCTAGTCTTCGTACATATCGTCATGCTCCAAATACTGGATCACGTAAATCATGGGCAGCAGGTGATGCAACAAGCCGCGGTGTTCATCTTGCAATGACTGCTCTAAAAGGTGAAATGGGTTATCCAACAGCATTATCTGCACCAGGTTGGGGATTCCAAGATGTATTATTCAATAAACAAGAATTAAAGTTAGCAAGACCACTAGAGTCATATGTAATGGAAAATGTATTATTTAAAGTTTCATATCCAGCAGAATTCCATGCACAAACAGCTGCAGAGTGTGCTGTGAAGTTGCATCCTGAAATTAAAGAAAGATTAGATGAAATTGATCGTATTACAATTACAACTCATGAATCAGCAATTCGTATTATCGATAAAGAAGGTCCATTAAATAACCCAGCTGATCGTGATCATTGCTTACAATATATTACGGCAATCGGTTTATTAAAAGGAGATATCGTTGCAGACGATTATGAGGATGTAGTAGCAAATGATTCACGTGTAGATGAATTACGTAATAAGATGGTTGTTGTCGAAAACAAGCAGTACAGTTTAGATTACCTTGACCCGAACAAGCGCTCAATCGCCAACGCTGTTCAAGTTCACTTTAAAGATGGTACTGTAACAGAAAATGTGGAATGTGAATACCCACTTGGTCACCGTTTCCGTAGAGACGAAGCGATTCCAAAAGTTGTTCAAAAATTCACTGCAAATATGGCAGGTCATTATTCTAGTAAGCAACAAGAACAAATTCATGAAGTTTGTTTAAATGAAGAAAAACTAGAAAATATGAATGTAAACGAATTTGTAGATCTATTCTTAATTTAA
- the prpB gene encoding methylisocitrate lyase has translation MAWVVNKQSTQEELANRFRALVEANEILQIPGAHDAMAALVAKNTGFSALYLSGAAYTASKGLPDLGIVTSTEVAERARDLVRATDLPVLVDIDTGFGGVLNVARTAVEMVESKVAAVQIEDQQLPKKCGHLNGKKLVTTEELVQKIKAIKEVAPSLYIVARTDARGVEGLDEAIERANAYVKAGADAIFPEALQSEEEFRLFNSKVNAPLLANMTEFGKTPYYSAEEFANMGFQMVIYPVTSLRVAAKAYENVFTLIKETGSQKDALSSMQTRSELYETISYHDFEELDTGIAKTVLSEDQ, from the coding sequence ATGGCTTGGGTTGTGAATAAACAGTCAACACAAGAAGAGCTTGCGAATCGCTTCCGAGCTTTAGTAGAAGCAAATGAAATTTTGCAAATTCCAGGTGCTCATGATGCAATGGCAGCTCTTGTTGCGAAAAATACAGGTTTTTCAGCTCTATATTTATCGGGAGCTGCTTACACTGCAAGTAAAGGGCTACCAGATTTAGGAATCGTGACGTCTACTGAAGTAGCAGAGAGAGCAAGAGATCTAGTAAGAGCTACAGATTTACCAGTTCTTGTCGATATTGATACAGGATTTGGCGGTGTATTAAACGTAGCGAGAACAGCGGTAGAAATGGTGGAATCGAAAGTAGCAGCTGTTCAAATTGAAGATCAACAATTACCAAAGAAATGTGGACATTTAAATGGTAAGAAACTTGTTACGACAGAAGAATTAGTTCAAAAGATTAAAGCGATTAAAGAAGTTGCACCAAGCTTATATATTGTAGCACGTACAGATGCTCGCGGTGTAGAAGGCTTAGATGAAGCAATCGAAAGAGCGAACGCTTATGTAAAAGCAGGTGCAGATGCGATATTCCCTGAAGCGCTTCAATCAGAAGAAGAGTTCCGTCTATTTAATAGTAAAGTAAATGCGCCTTTACTTGCGAATATGACTGAGTTCGGAAAAACGCCGTATTATAGTGCAGAGGAATTTGCAAATATGGGCTTCCAAATGGTTATTTATCCTGTAACTTCACTTCGTGTTGCAGCGAAAGCATATGAGAATGTGTTTACTTTAATTAAGGAAACAGGTTCTCAAAAAGATGCACTTTCAAGTATGCAAACGAGAAGTGAGTTATATGAAACAATTTCATATC